The Mycolicibacterium doricum genome includes a region encoding these proteins:
- a CDS encoding urease subunit alpha, translated as MSSLSRDRYTALYGPTTGDRIRLADTDLVIEITEDRSGGPGLAGDEAVFGGGKVLRESMGQSRATRADGAPDTVITGAVVLDHWGIIKADIGIRDGRIVAIGKAGNPDIMDGVHPDLVVGPSTEVVAGNGRILTAGAIDCHVHLICPQIMEEAVGGGITTIVAGGTGPAEGSKATTVTPGSWHLARMLEALDTWPLNVALLGKGNTVSPGALWEQLRGGAAGFKLHEDWGTTPAAIDACLTVADAAGVQVNIHTDTLNEMAFVEDTLAAIKGRSIHAYHTEGAGGGHAPDIITVASHPNVLPSSTNPTRPHTVNTLDEHLDMLMVCHHLNPSVPEDLAFAESRIRPSTIAAEDLLHDIGAISMIGSDAQAMGRIGEVVLRTWQTAHVMKRRRGTLEGDGRADNLRARRYVAKYTICPAVAHGLDGEIGSVEVGKLADLVLWEPAFFGVRPHAVIKGGMIAWAAMGDANASIPTPQPVLPRPMFGASHAAAAATSVHFVSPQAVEDGLADRLDVRRKLVAVKECRQVGKAQMPLNDALPRIEVDPDTFTVRIDGDVWQEQPAAELPMAQRYFLF; from the coding sequence ATGAGCAGCCTGTCACGCGACCGCTACACAGCGCTGTACGGGCCCACGACCGGCGACCGCATCCGGTTGGCCGACACCGACCTGGTCATCGAGATCACCGAAGACCGCAGCGGCGGTCCCGGGCTCGCCGGCGACGAGGCCGTGTTCGGTGGCGGCAAGGTGCTGCGCGAGTCGATGGGACAGTCGCGGGCCACCCGTGCCGACGGCGCCCCCGACACCGTCATCACCGGCGCCGTCGTGCTCGACCACTGGGGGATCATCAAGGCCGACATAGGCATCCGCGACGGGCGCATCGTCGCGATCGGCAAGGCCGGCAACCCCGACATCATGGACGGCGTCCATCCCGATCTGGTCGTCGGACCCTCGACCGAGGTCGTCGCAGGCAACGGGCGCATTCTCACGGCGGGCGCCATCGACTGCCACGTCCACCTGATCTGCCCGCAGATCATGGAGGAAGCCGTCGGTGGCGGCATCACGACGATCGTCGCCGGCGGCACCGGGCCGGCGGAGGGCAGCAAGGCGACCACCGTGACACCGGGGTCCTGGCACCTGGCCCGCATGCTCGAGGCGCTGGACACCTGGCCGCTCAACGTCGCGCTTCTCGGCAAGGGGAACACCGTCAGCCCCGGTGCTTTGTGGGAACAATTGCGCGGTGGCGCAGCTGGGTTCAAGCTGCACGAGGATTGGGGCACCACACCCGCGGCGATCGACGCGTGTCTCACCGTCGCCGACGCGGCGGGCGTGCAGGTCAACATCCACACCGACACGCTCAACGAGATGGCCTTCGTCGAGGACACCCTGGCGGCCATCAAGGGCCGGTCGATCCACGCCTACCACACCGAAGGCGCCGGCGGCGGCCACGCACCCGACATCATCACCGTCGCCTCCCATCCCAACGTGCTGCCCAGCTCCACCAACCCCACCCGACCGCACACCGTCAACACCCTCGACGAACACCTCGACATGCTGATGGTGTGCCATCATCTCAACCCCAGCGTCCCCGAGGATCTCGCGTTCGCCGAGAGTCGCATCCGGCCGTCGACCATCGCCGCCGAGGACCTGCTGCATGACATCGGGGCGATCTCGATGATCGGCAGCGACGCCCAGGCGATGGGCCGGATCGGCGAGGTTGTGCTGCGCACCTGGCAGACCGCCCACGTCATGAAGCGCCGCCGCGGGACACTCGAGGGCGATGGACGTGCCGACAACCTGCGCGCCCGCCGCTACGTCGCCAAGTACACGATCTGCCCGGCCGTCGCGCACGGCCTCGACGGCGAGATCGGCTCAGTCGAGGTGGGCAAGCTCGCCGACCTCGTGCTGTGGGAGCCGGCCTTCTTCGGCGTCCGCCCGCACGCCGTCATCAAGGGCGGCATGATCGCCTGGGCCGCCATGGGTGATGCCAACGCGTCGATCCCGACACCGCAGCCGGTGCTGCCGCGCCCGATGTTCGGTGCGTCGCATGCCGCCGCCGCGGCGACGTCCGTGCATTTCGTCTCGCCACAGGCAGTCGAGGACGGCCTCGCCGACCGCCTCGACGTCCGACGAAAGCTCGTCGCCGTCAAGGAGTGCCGGCAAGTCGGGAAAGCTCAGATGCCACTCAACGACGCGCTGCCCCGCATCGAGGTCGATCCGGACACCTTCACCGTGCGCATCGACGGTGACGTGTGGCAGGAGCAGCCGGCCGCCGAACTGCCGATGGCGCAACGTTATTTTCTCTTCTGA
- a CDS encoding urease subunit beta: MVPGEIFFGDGDIEINAGAKRVETEIVNTGDRPVQVGSHVHLPQANAALDFDRTIAHGHRLDVPAGTAVRFEPGVAQRVRLVPLRGSREVYGLSLNPPGRLDTTS; the protein is encoded by the coding sequence ATGGTGCCCGGGGAGATCTTCTTCGGCGACGGAGACATCGAGATCAATGCCGGTGCCAAGCGCGTGGAAACGGAAATCGTCAACACCGGTGACCGACCGGTGCAGGTCGGTAGCCACGTCCACCTGCCACAGGCCAATGCCGCCCTCGACTTCGACAGGACGATCGCGCACGGTCACCGCCTCGACGTGCCGGCGGGCACCGCGGTGCGATTCGAACCCGGTGTGGCCCAGCGTGTCCGACTCGTACCGCTGCGCGGAAGCCGCGAAGTGTATGGCCTGTCACTGAACCCGCCCGGGCGGTTGGACACGACGTCATGA
- a CDS encoding urease subunit gamma codes for MRLTPHEQDRLLISYAAELARRRRTRGLRLNHPEAVAVITDHLLEGARDGRTVAELMVSGRDVLSRDDVMEGVPEMLHDVQVEATFPDGTKLVTVHHPIP; via the coding sequence ATGCGTCTGACCCCGCATGAGCAGGACCGCCTGCTGATTTCCTACGCCGCCGAGCTCGCGCGGCGCAGACGTACCCGTGGACTGCGCCTCAACCATCCCGAAGCCGTCGCCGTCATCACCGACCACTTGCTCGAAGGAGCTCGCGACGGCCGCACCGTGGCGGAGCTGATGGTCAGCGGGCGTGATGTGCTCAGCCGCGACGACGTGATGGAGGGAGTGCCCGAAATGCTGCACGACGTCCAGGTGGAAGCTACGTTCCCGGACGGGACGAAACTCGTCACCGTCCACCATCCGATCCCGTGA
- a CDS encoding PaaI family thioesterase, translated as MTTQVPDSLGEGYDSELGLTYLDITPDGSRAQLTIHDKLLQPWGIVHGGVYCAIVESLASVSGHAWLTASGGGTVVGVNNNTDFLRAISSGTVTAVSTPIHRGRRQQLWLVTITDENDKMVARGQVRLQNIADA; from the coding sequence GTGACGACTCAGGTACCCGACAGCCTCGGCGAGGGCTACGACTCAGAACTTGGACTCACCTATCTCGACATCACCCCCGACGGCAGCCGGGCGCAGCTGACGATCCACGACAAACTGTTGCAGCCGTGGGGCATCGTGCACGGTGGCGTCTACTGCGCAATCGTCGAGAGCCTCGCGAGCGTCTCCGGCCACGCCTGGCTGACGGCGAGCGGCGGCGGCACGGTCGTCGGGGTCAACAACAACACCGACTTCCTGCGCGCCATCTCGTCGGGCACCGTCACCGCGGTATCCACCCCGATCCACCGCGGTCGTCGTCAACAGCTGTGGCTGGTCACCATCACCGACGAGAACGACAAGATGGTCGCGCGCGGTCAAGTGCGGTTGCAGAACATCGCCGACGCCTAA
- a CDS encoding iron reductase, which yields MTVLIEDPLIAGMAIKRTLPLHESSRRLRELYPECPRVYGVAVMGDVSRRRWWPLTDALTGGRLQAMFDRASAETDNRAAVAQQLAATLAHVVLGRVVPLLVLEGRAWDTGLENLWVHVDSEGAIDWVGVVDPTLRALADDPHFDDRPRMRLGAPQGIVGLPSEAALTTWVAHRSHRALAPLFAELAAIGDGAMSLPSMWHLVGGAVVGAATQVPLLAGSSEWTSMRRGQAVLDALVRFGLPVRGAVRGAGGVGLHN from the coding sequence GTGACCGTACTGATCGAGGACCCGCTGATCGCGGGCATGGCCATCAAGCGAACACTGCCGCTGCACGAGTCGAGCCGCCGACTGCGTGAGCTCTACCCCGAATGCCCGCGGGTATACGGCGTCGCCGTCATGGGCGACGTGTCCCGGCGCCGGTGGTGGCCACTGACAGACGCGCTCACCGGGGGTCGTCTGCAGGCGATGTTCGACCGCGCCTCCGCCGAGACCGACAACCGCGCCGCCGTTGCCCAGCAGTTGGCCGCCACCCTTGCCCATGTCGTCCTCGGTCGCGTCGTCCCGCTGCTGGTCCTCGAGGGCCGGGCGTGGGATACCGGGCTGGAAAACCTGTGGGTCCACGTCGACTCTGAGGGCGCCATCGACTGGGTCGGCGTCGTCGACCCCACCCTGCGCGCGCTTGCCGACGATCCCCATTTCGACGACCGGCCCCGGATGCGCCTCGGTGCGCCTCAGGGCATCGTCGGGCTGCCCAGCGAGGCCGCGCTGACCACATGGGTCGCCCACCGCAGCCATCGCGCGCTCGCACCTCTGTTCGCCGAGTTGGCCGCCATCGGTGACGGCGCGATGTCCCTCCCGTCGATGTGGCACCTCGTCGGCGGGGCTGTCGTCGGTGCGGCCACCCAGGTGCCGCTGCTGGCCGGTTCCAGCGAGTGGACCAGCATGCGCCGAGGACAGGCCGTGCTCGACGCGCTCGTCCGTTTCGGCCTGCCGGTGCGCGGCGCCGTCAGAGGCGCCGGAGGGGTGGGCTTGCACAATTAG
- a CDS encoding BlaI/MecI/CopY family transcriptional regulator, producing MAKLTRLGELEREVMDHLWSAHEPQTVRQVHEALAARRDLAYTTIMTVLQRLAKKSLVVQHRDDRAHRYAPTHGRDELVAGLMVDALDQAADSGSREAALVHFVERVGADEAAALRRALAELEGKQGLTKPAGGTGTS from the coding sequence ATGGCCAAGTTGACGCGTCTTGGTGAGCTCGAGCGTGAGGTGATGGACCACCTGTGGTCGGCCCACGAGCCGCAGACTGTGCGCCAGGTGCACGAGGCGCTCGCCGCTCGACGCGATCTGGCCTACACCACGATCATGACGGTGCTGCAGCGACTGGCGAAGAAGAGTCTCGTGGTGCAGCACCGCGACGACCGTGCCCACCGCTACGCGCCCACGCATGGTCGCGATGAACTGGTGGCCGGGCTGATGGTGGACGCCCTCGATCAGGCTGCCGACTCCGGCAGCCGGGAGGCCGCTCTGGTGCACTTCGTCGAGCGGGTCGGCGCCGATGAGGCCGCCGCGCTGCGCCGCGCGTTGGCCGAACTAGAGGGCAAGCAAGGTCTCACCAAGCCCGCTGGCGGTACGGGCACTTCCTGA
- a CDS encoding M56 family metallopeptidase — MSALAFTLVALLLVGPVPALLARASWPMRAPRAAVVLWQSVALAGVLSAFSAGIAIASRLFVPGADGKPTATATSEIQALGWPLWLLHVVALALTLVIGARLIVSVLQVAVATRRRRAHHRTMVDLLGISRDALPTEVRRQATGLRVLEVKQPLAYCLPGVRSRVVLSDGALKTMHRDELAAILTHERAHLRARHDLVLEMFTAVHAAFPRFVRSASALDAVRLLVELLADDAAARTAGPTPLARALVACAAGRAPSGALAAGGPTTVIRVRRLGGRPNSPVLAASAYLAAALVLVVPTVAVAVPWLTELHRLFIR; from the coding sequence GTGTCCGCGCTGGCCTTCACCCTTGTCGCGCTGCTCCTCGTGGGGCCGGTGCCGGCCTTGTTGGCTCGCGCGAGCTGGCCGATGCGCGCTCCGCGCGCCGCCGTGGTGCTGTGGCAGTCCGTCGCACTGGCCGGCGTCCTCTCGGCGTTCTCCGCCGGGATCGCGATCGCCAGCCGGCTGTTCGTTCCCGGCGCCGACGGCAAACCGACCGCCACCGCCACCAGTGAGATCCAGGCGCTGGGCTGGCCGTTGTGGCTGCTTCACGTGGTGGCTTTGGCCCTCACCCTGGTCATCGGAGCCCGCCTGATCGTCTCGGTGCTGCAGGTCGCCGTCGCCACCCGGCGCCGGCGTGCCCACCACCGAACGATGGTTGACCTACTCGGGATCTCCCGCGATGCGTTGCCCACCGAGGTGCGCAGACAGGCAACCGGCTTGCGTGTGCTCGAGGTGAAGCAACCGCTGGCCTACTGCCTGCCGGGGGTGCGCAGTCGCGTGGTGCTCAGCGACGGGGCGCTCAAGACGATGCACCGCGACGAGCTAGCCGCGATACTGACCCACGAACGCGCGCACCTGCGGGCCCGGCACGACCTTGTGTTGGAGATGTTCACCGCGGTGCACGCCGCCTTCCCACGATTCGTCCGCAGCGCCAGCGCCCTGGACGCGGTACGCCTGCTGGTCGAGCTGCTCGCCGACGACGCGGCCGCGCGCACCGCCGGGCCGACCCCGCTCGCGCGTGCCCTCGTCGCCTGCGCTGCGGGCCGCGCCCCGTCCGGTGCGCTCGCCGCGGGCGGTCCGACCACCGTAATCCGGGTACGTCGTCTCGGGGGCCGACCGAACAGCCCCGTCCTGGCCGCCTCCGCGTACCTGGCTGCCGCGCTGGTGCTGGTCGTTCCCACGGTGGCTGTCGCCGTGCCCTGGCTGACCGAGCTGCACCGCCTCTTTATCCGCTGA
- the gndA gene encoding NADP-dependent phosphogluconate dehydrogenase, giving the protein MSSSEKSAAGTAQIGVTGLAVMGSNIARNFARHGYTVALHNRSVAKTDALLAEHGSEGSFVRTETIPEFLAALEKPRRVLIMVKAGDATDAVIEQLADAMEPGDIIIDGGNALYTDTIRREKAIRERGLHFVGAGISGGEEGALNGPSIMPGGPEESYASLGPLLEEISAHVDGVACCTHVGPDGAGHFVKMVHNGIEYSDMQLIGEAYQLLRDGLAKSAPEIADVFDEWNRGDLDSFLVEITAQVLRQTDAKTGKPLVDLILDEAEQKGTGRWTVKSALDLGVPVTGIAEAVFARALSGSVTQRQATTGLATGDLGEAPSDAAQFTEDVRQALYASKIIAYAQGFNQIQAGSAEYDWDITPGDMATIWRGGCIIRAKFLNRIKDAFDNDPDLPTLIVDPYFRDAIESAIDGWRRVAVKATELGIPIPGFSSALSYYDGLRTERLPAALTQGLRDFFGAHTYGRIDSDRDKRFHTLWSGDRSEVEA; this is encoded by the coding sequence ATGAGCTCGTCCGAGAAGTCCGCCGCCGGCACCGCGCAAATCGGAGTCACCGGCCTGGCCGTGATGGGCTCGAACATCGCGCGCAACTTCGCCAGGCACGGCTACACCGTCGCCCTGCACAACCGCTCTGTGGCCAAGACCGACGCACTGCTGGCCGAACACGGTTCGGAGGGGTCGTTCGTACGCACCGAGACCATCCCCGAGTTCCTCGCCGCGCTGGAGAAACCGCGCCGGGTGCTGATCATGGTCAAGGCCGGGGACGCCACCGACGCCGTGATCGAGCAGCTCGCCGACGCGATGGAACCCGGCGATATCATCATCGACGGCGGCAACGCCCTCTACACCGACACGATCCGGCGCGAGAAGGCGATCCGCGAACGAGGTCTGCATTTCGTCGGCGCCGGCATCTCCGGTGGTGAAGAGGGTGCGCTGAACGGGCCGTCGATCATGCCCGGCGGACCGGAAGAGTCCTACGCGAGCCTCGGCCCGCTGCTGGAGGAGATCTCCGCGCACGTCGACGGCGTCGCCTGCTGCACACACGTCGGCCCCGACGGCGCCGGGCACTTCGTGAAGATGGTGCACAACGGCATCGAGTACTCCGACATGCAGCTCATCGGCGAGGCGTACCAGCTGCTGCGCGACGGGCTGGCCAAGTCCGCACCCGAGATCGCCGACGTCTTCGACGAGTGGAACCGGGGCGACCTCGACAGCTTCCTGGTGGAGATCACCGCGCAGGTGCTGCGCCAGACCGACGCGAAGACCGGCAAACCGCTCGTCGACCTCATCCTCGACGAGGCCGAGCAGAAGGGCACCGGCCGGTGGACGGTGAAGTCCGCACTCGACCTTGGTGTGCCCGTCACCGGTATCGCCGAGGCGGTGTTCGCCCGCGCGCTGTCCGGATCGGTCACCCAACGCCAGGCCACCACCGGGTTGGCCACCGGCGACCTGGGCGAAGCACCGAGTGACGCAGCACAATTCACCGAGGACGTCCGGCAGGCCCTCTACGCGTCGAAAATCATCGCCTACGCGCAGGGCTTCAACCAGATCCAGGCCGGCAGTGCCGAGTACGACTGGGACATCACCCCCGGCGACATGGCCACCATCTGGCGCGGCGGCTGCATCATCAGAGCGAAGTTCCTCAACCGGATCAAGGACGCGTTCGACAACGATCCCGATCTGCCCACGCTGATCGTCGATCCCTACTTCCGCGATGCGATCGAGAGCGCCATCGACGGCTGGCGTCGCGTGGCGGTCAAGGCCACCGAACTGGGCATCCCAATCCCGGGCTTCTCGTCGGCGCTGTCCTACTACGACGGGTTGCGCACCGAACGCCTGCCCGCCGCGTTGACGCAGGGATTGCGCGACTTCTTCGGCGCCCACACCTACGGCCGCATCGACAGCGATCGGGATAAGCGCTTTCACACGCTGTGGAGCGGTGACCGCAGCGAGGTCGAGGCTTGA
- a CDS encoding GuaB1 family IMP dehydrogenase-related protein, whose amino-acid sequence MRFLDGHHPPYDLTYDDVFVVPQRSDVASRFDVDLSTVDGSGTTIPVVVANMTAVAGRRMAETVARRGGLVVLPQDLPISAVQETVDFVKSRDLVIDTPVTLEPDDSVSDAIALIHKRAHGVAVVVFEGRPIGLVTESTCVDVDRFTRVRDVAITDFVTAPVGTDPRKVFDLLEHAPVDVAVLTEPEGTLAGVLTRTAAVRAGIYSPAVDRHGRLRIAAAVGINGDVGAKARALSEVGADLLVIDTAHGHQTKMLDAIRAVASLDLGPPIVAGNVVSAGGTHDLVAAGASIVKVGVGPGAMCTTRMMTGVGRPQFSAVVECAAAAKELGAHVWADGGVRHPRDVALALAAGAANVMIGSWFAGTYESPGDLMRDRDNQPYKESYGMASKRAVAARTAGDSPFDRARKALFEEGISRSRMNLDPIRGGVEDLLDHITSGIRSTCTYVGATTLPELHDKVVLGVQSAAGFAEGRPLPTGW is encoded by the coding sequence ATGAGATTCCTCGACGGCCACCACCCGCCCTACGACCTGACCTACGACGACGTGTTCGTCGTTCCGCAGCGGTCCGACGTGGCGTCGCGTTTCGACGTCGACCTGTCCACCGTCGATGGCTCGGGCACCACGATCCCGGTCGTGGTCGCCAACATGACGGCCGTCGCCGGCCGGCGGATGGCCGAGACCGTGGCGCGCCGCGGCGGTCTGGTGGTGCTGCCACAGGACCTGCCGATCTCGGCGGTGCAGGAGACCGTCGACTTCGTCAAGAGTCGCGACCTGGTCATCGATACTCCGGTCACGTTGGAGCCCGACGATTCGGTGTCCGATGCGATCGCGCTGATCCACAAACGCGCGCACGGCGTTGCGGTGGTGGTGTTCGAGGGCCGCCCGATCGGGCTGGTGACCGAGTCGACCTGCGTGGACGTCGACCGGTTCACCCGGGTCCGCGACGTCGCGATCACCGACTTCGTCACCGCGCCGGTGGGCACCGATCCGCGCAAGGTCTTCGATCTCCTCGAACACGCGCCCGTCGACGTCGCGGTGCTAACCGAGCCAGAGGGCACACTGGCCGGTGTGCTCACCCGTACCGCGGCCGTCCGTGCGGGCATCTACTCCCCCGCGGTCGACCGGCACGGCCGGCTGCGGATCGCGGCGGCCGTCGGCATCAACGGCGACGTGGGGGCCAAGGCGCGGGCGCTGTCCGAAGTGGGCGCCGACCTGCTGGTGATCGACACCGCGCACGGCCACCAGACCAAGATGCTCGACGCGATCCGCGCGGTGGCCTCCCTCGACCTGGGCCCGCCGATCGTGGCGGGCAACGTCGTGTCGGCCGGGGGCACCCACGACCTCGTCGCCGCGGGGGCGTCGATCGTCAAGGTCGGCGTGGGCCCCGGCGCGATGTGCACCACCCGGATGATGACCGGGGTGGGCCGGCCGCAGTTCTCCGCGGTGGTCGAATGCGCAGCTGCGGCAAAAGAACTGGGAGCGCACGTCTGGGCCGACGGCGGGGTGCGTCATCCGCGGGACGTGGCGCTCGCGCTGGCGGCGGGAGCGGCCAACGTGATGATCGGCTCGTGGTTCGCCGGCACCTACGAATCTCCCGGCGACCTGATGCGCGACCGCGACAACCAGCCGTACAAGGAGAGCTACGGGATGGCCTCCAAGCGTGCAGTCGCGGCGCGGACAGCCGGCGACAGCCCGTTCGACCGGGCCCGCAAGGCGCTCTTCGAGGAGGGCATCTCCAGGTCGCGGATGAACCTTGACCCGATCCGCGGCGGCGTCGAGGACCTGCTCGACCACATCACCTCCGGAATCCGCAGCACCTGCACCTACGTCGGCGCTACGACACTGCCCGAACTCCACGACAAAGTGGTGCTCGGGGTGCAGTCGGCCGCCGGCTTCGCCGAGGGGCGCCCGCTGCCCACCGGTTGGTGA